The following proteins are encoded in a genomic region of Mycolicibacterium confluentis:
- a CDS encoding serine hydrolase domain-containing protein has product MVFTVQVSSELIGGDVDEGYGRVADAFRANFASGREVGAALTVYRDGVKVVDLWGGYRDGLARSRWRPDTMVNTFSTTKGIAALTMAHAVSHGLLEYDAPVSRYWPAFRRNGKDTITVRELLAHQAGLCALTPVPTLADVADPDRLEPILAAQRPAWTPGTRHGYHAVTLGWFESELIRRTDPQGRTLGRYFAEEIASPLGVDYHIGLPAEMDRDRIAFIHGWPRIEAMLNARSLPTGTVLNSMNPFGLFSRAAGIPAGVNAYRSDYNRDDVRGVEIPSVNGTGTARGVARLYGAAATGGHQVGINAETLAALQESPRPPSGGTRDKVLGIHPAYSLGFSRPDTAFVFGSSDRVFGTPGLGGSFGFADPDTGIGYGYVMNRLGFHLVSDPRELALRQALFRDVLGARPQS; this is encoded by the coding sequence ATGGTGTTCACGGTGCAGGTCTCGTCGGAACTGATCGGCGGGGATGTCGACGAGGGGTACGGCCGGGTGGCCGACGCCTTCCGCGCGAACTTCGCGTCAGGCCGTGAGGTGGGCGCCGCGTTGACGGTCTACCGCGACGGGGTCAAGGTCGTCGACCTGTGGGGCGGATACCGCGACGGCTTGGCGAGGTCACGGTGGCGCCCGGACACCATGGTGAACACCTTCTCGACGACGAAAGGGATTGCGGCGCTGACGATGGCGCACGCGGTCTCACACGGGCTGCTCGAATACGACGCACCCGTGAGCCGGTATTGGCCCGCGTTCCGCCGCAACGGCAAGGACACCATCACGGTGCGTGAACTGCTGGCGCATCAGGCCGGGTTATGCGCGCTCACACCCGTGCCCACCCTGGCCGACGTCGCGGATCCCGACCGCCTCGAACCCATCCTGGCGGCGCAGCGCCCGGCGTGGACTCCCGGCACCCGGCACGGGTATCACGCCGTGACGCTGGGATGGTTTGAGTCCGAACTGATCCGCCGCACCGATCCGCAGGGCCGGACCCTGGGACGCTACTTCGCCGAGGAGATCGCCTCGCCCCTCGGGGTGGATTACCACATCGGCCTGCCCGCCGAGATGGACCGCGACCGTATCGCCTTCATCCACGGCTGGCCGCGGATCGAAGCGATGCTCAATGCGCGCAGCCTTCCCACGGGCACGGTGCTCAACTCGATGAACCCCTTCGGGCTCTTCAGCCGCGCCGCAGGCATACCGGCCGGAGTCAACGCGTACCGCAGTGATTACAACCGAGACGACGTCCGCGGCGTCGAAATCCCGTCGGTCAACGGCACCGGCACCGCACGCGGCGTTGCGCGACTGTACGGCGCCGCGGCCACCGGCGGACATCAGGTCGGCATCAACGCCGAAACCCTTGCGGCGCTGCAGGAGTCCCCGCGGCCGCCGTCCGGTGGAACACGCGACAAAGTGCTGGGCATCCACCCCGCGTACTCGCTGGGATTCAGCAGGCCCGATACGGCGTTCGTCTTCGGTTCTTCGGATCGTGTGTTCGGCACCCCGGGACTCGGCGGATCATTCGGGTTCGCCGACCCCGACACCGGAATCGGCTACGGCTACGTGATGAACCGACTGGGCTTCCACCTCGTCAGCGACCCGCGTGAACTCGCGCTGCGCCAGGCGTTGTTCCGCGACGTGCTCGGTGCCCGCCCGCAGAGCTGA
- a CDS encoding DUF732 domain-containing protein: MVRRRTAAAMTALAFVAGVVAAGPAGANTPDEQFAAAVKSLNIPFGPNVDLPEVGRGVCDMLDKGLASNVNPVPTVRGVVTTLRNSGMERGQAVGLMRASVVIYCPQHGSVIGR; encoded by the coding sequence ATGGTTCGCCGTCGTACCGCAGCCGCGATGACGGCTCTGGCGTTCGTCGCCGGGGTCGTGGCCGCCGGGCCTGCCGGGGCCAACACCCCGGACGAGCAGTTCGCCGCTGCCGTGAAGTCACTGAACATTCCGTTCGGCCCCAACGTGGACCTGCCCGAGGTCGGGCGCGGCGTCTGCGACATGCTCGACAAGGGTCTGGCCAGCAACGTCAACCCAGTGCCGACCGTGCGCGGGGTCGTCACCACCCTGCGGAACAGCGGGATGGAGCGTGGTCAGGCGGTGGGCCTGATGCGCGCCTCGGTCGTGATCTACTGCCCGCAGCACGGGTCGGTCATCGGCCGCTGA
- the rplO gene encoding 50S ribosomal protein L15, with protein MSEVIKLHDLKPAPGSKKAKTRVGRGEGSKGKTAGRGTKGTKARKNVPVTFEGGQMPIHMRLPKLKGFRNRFRTEYAVVNVGELAKAFPEGGTVGVDELVAKGLVRKNTLVKVLGDGKLTAKVDVSAHKFSASAREAITAAGGSATELA; from the coding sequence ATGAGCGAAGTCATCAAGCTCCACGATCTGAAGCCGGCCCCCGGCTCGAAGAAGGCCAAGACCCGCGTGGGTCGCGGCGAGGGCTCGAAGGGCAAGACCGCTGGCCGCGGTACCAAGGGCACCAAGGCACGTAAGAACGTGCCGGTGACCTTTGAGGGTGGCCAGATGCCCATCCACATGCGGTTGCCGAAGCTCAAGGGCTTCCGCAACCGGTTCCGCACCGAGTACGCCGTCGTCAACGTCGGCGAGCTCGCCAAGGCGTTCCCCGAGGGCGGCACCGTTGGTGTCGACGAACTGGTCGCCAAGGGCCTGGTTCGCAAGAACACCCTGGTGAAGGTGCTGGGCGATGGCAAGCTGACCGCCAAGGTCGATGTGTCGGCGCACAAGTTCAGCGCCAGCGCACGCGAGGCCATCACGGCCGCCGGCGGCAGCGCCACCGAACTGGCCTAG
- the rpmD gene encoding 50S ribosomal protein L30: MAELKITQVRGIIGARWKQRESLRTLGLRKIRQSVVREDNEQTRGLIRVVHHLVEVEEVK, translated from the coding sequence ATGGCTGAACTGAAGATCACCCAGGTGCGCGGCATCATCGGCGCACGCTGGAAGCAGCGGGAGAGCCTGCGTACTCTCGGCTTGCGGAAGATCCGCCAGTCGGTGGTTCGCGAGGACAACGAGCAGACGCGCGGCCTGATCCGCGTGGTTCACCATCTCGTCGAGGTGGAGGAAGTCAAATGA
- the rpsE gene encoding 30S ribosomal protein S5: MMAEQTSGTPETGAPTAGSRNDERDNRGSGRDDRRGRRDDRGGRGRDDRGDKNNYIERVVTINRVSKVVKGGRRFSFTALVIVGDGKGMVGVGYGKAKEVPAAIAKGVEEARKNFFRVPLIGGTVTHPVQGEAAAGVVMLRPASPGTGVIAGGACRAVLECAGVHDVLAKSLGSDNAINVVHATVAALKLLQRPEEVAARRGLPIEDVAPASMLRARRESEALAAAAAREGSN; this comes from the coding sequence ATGATGGCGGAGCAGACTTCGGGCACCCCGGAGACCGGCGCCCCCACTGCCGGCAGCCGTAATGACGAGCGCGACAACCGCGGTTCCGGCCGCGACGACCGCCGTGGGCGTCGTGACGACCGTGGTGGCCGTGGCCGCGACGACCGTGGCGACAAGAACAACTACATCGAGCGCGTCGTCACGATCAACCGCGTGTCGAAGGTGGTCAAGGGCGGTCGCCGGTTCAGCTTCACCGCGCTGGTGATCGTCGGCGACGGCAAGGGCATGGTCGGTGTCGGCTATGGCAAGGCCAAAGAGGTGCCCGCCGCGATCGCCAAGGGCGTCGAAGAGGCTCGCAAGAACTTCTTCCGCGTCCCGCTGATCGGTGGCACGGTGACCCACCCGGTGCAGGGTGAGGCGGCCGCGGGCGTGGTCATGCTGCGTCCGGCCAGCCCCGGTACCGGTGTCATCGCCGGTGGCGCCTGCCGCGCGGTGCTGGAATGCGCCGGCGTGCACGACGTGCTGGCCAAGTCGCTGGGCAGCGACAACGCGATCAACGTGGTGCACGCCACCGTTGCCGCGCTCAAGCTGCTGCAGCGGCCCGAAGAGGTGGCGGCCCGTCGTGGCCTGCCCATCGAGGACGTCGCGCCGGCTTCCATGCTGCGTGCGCGTCGCGAGAGCGAGGCGCTGGCCGCGGCCGCAGCGCGTGAAGGAAGCAACTAG
- the rplR gene encoding 50S ribosomal protein L18: MAQATQTEKKHQPVGQNISATRRTARIRRHARLRKKVHGTAERPRLVVNRSSRHIHVQLVNDLTGTTLAAASSIEADVRSVDGDKKAQSVRVGQLIAERAKAAGIDAIVFDRGGYTYGGRIAALADAAREGGLEF; this comes from the coding sequence ATGGCTCAAGCAACGCAGACTGAGAAGAAGCATCAGCCCGTCGGGCAGAACATCTCTGCCACGCGGCGCACCGCGCGAATCCGTCGGCACGCCCGGCTGCGCAAGAAGGTGCACGGCACCGCCGAGCGTCCCCGTCTGGTGGTCAACCGGTCGTCGCGGCACATCCACGTGCAGCTCGTGAACGACCTGACCGGCACCACTCTGGCCGCCGCCTCCTCGATCGAGGCCGACGTGCGTTCGGTCGACGGCGACAAGAAGGCCCAGAGCGTCCGGGTCGGTCAGCTGATCGCCGAGCGCGCCAAGGCCGCCGGCATCGACGCCATCGTGTTCGACCGTGGTGGGTACACCTACGGCGGTCGGATCGCGGCACTGGCTGACGCCGCCCGTGAGGGAGGGCTCGAGTTCTGA
- the rplF gene encoding 50S ribosomal protein L6, whose translation MSRIGKQPVPVPSGVDIAIDGQNLSVKGPKGSLSLQVAEPIAVSRDDDGAIVVTRPDDDRHNRSLHGLSRTLIANLVTGVTEGYTTKMEIFGVGYRVVAKGSDLEFALGYSHPVLITAPEGVTFAVETPTKFSISGIDKQKVGQIAANIRRLRKSDPYKGKGIRYEGEQIRRKVGKTGK comes from the coding sequence ATGTCTCGTATTGGTAAGCAGCCGGTTCCGGTTCCCTCCGGAGTCGACATCGCAATCGATGGACAGAACCTGTCCGTCAAGGGCCCGAAGGGCTCGCTGTCGCTTCAGGTCGCCGAGCCCATTGCGGTCTCGCGCGACGACGACGGCGCCATCGTGGTCACCCGTCCGGATGACGACCGGCATAACCGCAGCCTGCATGGGCTCTCGCGGACGCTGATCGCCAACCTGGTCACCGGTGTCACCGAGGGCTACACCACGAAGATGGAGATCTTCGGTGTCGGTTACCGCGTGGTGGCCAAGGGCAGCGACCTCGAGTTCGCCCTGGGCTACAGCCACCCGGTGCTGATCACCGCTCCGGAGGGCGTGACCTTCGCGGTCGAGACCCCGACGAAGTTCTCGATCTCCGGCATCGACAAGCAGAAGGTCGGCCAGATCGCGGCCAACATTCGCCGCCTGCGGAAGAGCGACCCCTACAAGGGCAAGGGCATCCGCTACGAGGGTGAGCAGATCCGCCGCAAGGTCGGAAAGACAGGTAAGTAG
- the rpsH gene encoding 30S ribosomal protein S8 → MTMTDPIADFLTRLRNANSAYHDEVTLPHSKIKANIAEILKSEGYITDYRTEDARVGKSLVVSLKYGPSRERSIAGLRRVSKPGLRVYAKSTNLPRVLGGLGVAIISTSSGLLTDRQAARQGVGGEVLAYVW, encoded by the coding sequence ATGACAATGACGGATCCGATCGCAGACTTCTTGACACGTCTGCGCAACGCCAACTCGGCGTACCACGACGAGGTGACCCTGCCGCACTCGAAGATCAAGGCGAACATCGCCGAGATCCTCAAGAGCGAGGGTTACATCACTGACTACCGGACCGAGGATGCCCGCGTGGGCAAGTCGCTGGTCGTCTCACTCAAGTACGGCCCCAGCCGCGAGCGCAGCATCGCCGGCCTCCGCCGGGTGTCCAAGCCCGGTCTGCGGGTGTACGCGAAATCCACCAATCTGCCTCGGGTGCTCGGCGGCCTGGGCGTGGCGATCATCTCCACGTCCTCGGGCCTGCTCACCGACCGTCAGGCAGCACGACAGGGCGTGGGCGGCGAAGTCCTCGCTTATGTCTGGTAG
- a CDS encoding type Z 30S ribosomal protein S14: MAKKALVNKANKKPKFAVRGYTRCNKCGRPHSVYRKFGLCRICLREMAHAGELPGVQKSSW, translated from the coding sequence ATGGCAAAGAAAGCTCTGGTCAACAAGGCCAACAAGAAGCCGAAGTTCGCGGTGCGTGGTTACACCCGCTGCAATAAGTGCGGCCGGCCCCACTCGGTCTACCGCAAGTTCGGGCTGTGCCGCATCTGCCTGCGCGAGATGGCGCACGCAGGCGAGCTGCCCGGCGTCCAGAAGTCCAGCTGGTAA
- the rplE gene encoding 50S ribosomal protein L5: MTTAEKVQPRLKQRYREEIKDALNNEFNYANVMQIPGVVKVVVNMGVGDAARDAKLINGAVNDLTLITGQKPEIRKARKSIAQFKLREGMPIGARVTLRGDRMWEFLDRLISISLPRIRDFRGLSPKQFDGTGNYTFGLTEQSVFHEIDVDSIDRPRGMDITVVTSATNDDEGRALLRALGFPFKEN; this comes from the coding sequence ATGACCACTGCAGAGAAGGTTCAGCCCCGGCTGAAGCAGCGCTACCGCGAAGAGATCAAGGACGCGCTCAACAACGAGTTCAACTACGCCAACGTGATGCAGATCCCGGGCGTGGTGAAGGTGGTCGTCAACATGGGTGTCGGTGACGCCGCCCGCGACGCCAAGCTGATCAACGGCGCCGTCAACGACCTCACCCTGATCACGGGCCAGAAGCCGGAGATCCGCAAGGCCCGCAAGTCCATCGCGCAGTTCAAGCTTCGCGAGGGCATGCCGATCGGCGCGCGCGTCACGCTGCGCGGCGACCGGATGTGGGAGTTCCTCGATCGCCTGATCTCGATCTCGCTGCCCCGTATCCGCGACTTCCGTGGGCTGAGCCCCAAGCAGTTCGACGGCACCGGCAACTACACCTTCGGGCTCACCGAGCAGTCGGTGTTCCATGAGATCGACGTGGACTCCATCGACCGCCCGCGCGGTATGGACATCACCGTCGTCACCTCGGCGACCAACGACGACGAAGGTCGCGCGCTGCTGCGGGCCCTCGGCTTCCCGTTCAAGGAGAACTGA
- the rplX gene encoding 50S ribosomal protein L24, translating into MKIHKGDTVLVVSGKDKGAKGKVLQAYPTRNRVLVEGVNRIKKHTPVSANERGASSGGIVTQEAPIHVSNVMVVDSDGKPTRVGYRTDEESGKRVRIAKTNGKDI; encoded by the coding sequence ATGAAGATCCACAAGGGCGACACCGTCCTCGTCGTCTCCGGCAAGGACAAGGGTGCCAAGGGCAAGGTCCTGCAGGCCTACCCGACCCGCAACCGGGTCCTGGTCGAGGGCGTCAACCGCATCAAGAAGCACACCCCTGTCTCGGCGAATGAGCGTGGCGCGTCGTCGGGCGGCATCGTCACCCAGGAGGCACCGATCCACGTCTCCAACGTGATGGTCGTCGACTCGGACGGCAAGCCCACCCGCGTCGGCTACCGCACCGATGAAGAGAGCGGCAAGCGCGTCCGCATCGCCAAGACCAACGGCAAGGACATCTGA
- the rplN gene encoding 50S ribosomal protein L14 → MIQQESRLKVADNTGAKEILCIRVLGGSSRRYAGIGDVIVATVKDAIPGGNVKRGDVVKAVVVRTVKERRRADGSYIKFDENAAVIIKADNDPRGTRIFGPVGRELREKRFMKIVSLAPEVL, encoded by the coding sequence GTGATTCAGCAGGAATCGCGGCTGAAGGTCGCCGACAACACGGGCGCCAAGGAGATCTTGTGCATCCGCGTGCTCGGCGGCTCGTCGCGGCGCTACGCCGGCATCGGTGATGTCATCGTGGCCACCGTTAAGGACGCCATCCCCGGCGGCAACGTGAAGCGTGGCGACGTCGTGAAGGCCGTCGTCGTGCGCACCGTCAAGGAGCGTCGTCGCGCCGATGGCAGCTACATCAAGTTCGACGAGAACGCGGCCGTCATCATCAAGGCCGACAACGATCCGCGCGGTACCCGCATCTTCGGGCCGGTCGGTCGCGAGCTGCGCGAGAAGCGCTTCATGAAGATCGTCTCGCTGGCTCCGGAGGTTTTGTAA
- a CDS encoding formylglycine-generating enzyme family protein has translation MLSELVQLPGATFRMGSTSFYPDEAPIHTVTVGPLAVERHPVTNAQFAEFVADTGHLTIAERPLDPADYPGVAEADPAPGALVFTPTQGPVDLRDWRQWWRWVPGASWRHPFGPQSSLDGRDDHPVVQIAYPDACAYAAWAGRRLPTEAEWEYAARAGSTRTYAWGDDAAPDGTLMANTWQGRFPYRNDGTLGWVGTSPVGTFPANAFGLVDMIGNVWEWTTTVYSRHHRVGEGGRDNNVGEKGCCTPSAKAQQRADPAVNQALKGGSHLCAPEYCHRYRPAARSPQSQDSATTHIGFRCVV, from the coding sequence ATGCTCTCTGAGTTGGTCCAACTGCCCGGCGCCACCTTCCGCATGGGGTCGACGAGCTTCTATCCGGACGAGGCGCCGATCCACACCGTGACCGTGGGCCCCTTGGCCGTCGAACGGCATCCCGTGACCAACGCGCAGTTCGCCGAGTTCGTCGCCGACACCGGGCACCTCACGATTGCCGAGCGTCCCCTCGACCCCGCCGACTATCCGGGAGTGGCCGAGGCCGACCCTGCTCCCGGCGCGCTGGTGTTCACCCCGACCCAGGGCCCCGTCGACCTGCGGGACTGGCGGCAGTGGTGGCGTTGGGTGCCCGGTGCTAGCTGGCGGCACCCGTTCGGTCCGCAGAGCTCCCTCGACGGCCGCGACGACCACCCGGTGGTGCAGATCGCCTACCCGGACGCGTGCGCCTACGCGGCCTGGGCCGGCCGGCGCCTGCCCACCGAGGCCGAATGGGAGTACGCCGCGCGGGCCGGATCGACGCGCACCTATGCCTGGGGCGACGATGCGGCGCCCGACGGGACCCTGATGGCCAACACCTGGCAGGGCCGGTTCCCGTACCGCAACGACGGCACGCTGGGCTGGGTCGGCACGTCCCCGGTCGGCACCTTCCCGGCCAATGCGTTCGGCCTGGTGGACATGATCGGCAACGTGTGGGAATGGACCACCACTGTGTACTCGAGACACCACAGGGTGGGGGAGGGTGGGAGAGACAACAACGTGGGGGAGAAGGGCTGCTGCACCCCGTCCGCCAAGGCGCAACAGCGCGCCGATCCGGCCGTCAACCAGGCACTCAAGGGCGGTTCGCATCTGTGCGCACCTGAGTACTGCCACCGTTATCGACCCGCCGCGCGTTCGCCGCAGTCTCAGGACAGCGCCACGACGCACATCGGCTTCCGCTGCGTCGTGTGA
- a CDS encoding LpqN/LpqT family lipoprotein, whose amino-acid sequence MSRGRCIAVAVSVVLAVSACSQPSDGIAVATSSGVAPNAATSTTDAATSAPTSESASASSEVPGVVPTSPDRIPPNALICMPTPAGTGEATRASVSDPAAPRITITVPEGWSSTPGQGSTALTLTGPEGTSGEVTIVKTDLEPAEAFTQYNDELFARSDFSVVNTLPAEFCGFSGQRLFGTWADAPGEGIDFANRITHIWTNTGNYLVTIHLQGPNTSADLAAAKDTLLADFPIVIP is encoded by the coding sequence TTGTCGAGGGGGAGATGCATCGCCGTCGCGGTGTCCGTCGTGCTCGCGGTCTCGGCATGCTCGCAGCCGTCCGACGGCATCGCGGTGGCCACCAGCAGCGGCGTTGCGCCGAACGCGGCGACCTCGACCACCGACGCGGCCACGTCCGCGCCGACATCGGAGTCGGCGTCGGCGTCATCAGAGGTTCCCGGAGTGGTGCCCACGTCGCCGGATCGGATCCCACCCAACGCGTTGATCTGCATGCCGACACCGGCCGGCACGGGGGAGGCCACTCGGGCCTCGGTCTCAGATCCCGCGGCGCCCCGGATCACCATCACCGTGCCCGAAGGATGGTCGTCGACGCCGGGGCAGGGGAGCACCGCTCTGACACTCACCGGTCCCGAGGGCACCTCGGGTGAGGTGACGATCGTCAAGACGGACCTCGAACCGGCCGAGGCGTTCACGCAGTACAACGACGAACTGTTCGCCCGCTCGGACTTCTCGGTGGTCAACACGCTGCCCGCGGAGTTCTGCGGCTTCAGTGGGCAACGGCTGTTCGGGACGTGGGCCGACGCACCGGGCGAGGGCATCGACTTCGCGAACCGGATCACGCACATCTGGACCAACACCGGCAACTACCTGGTCACGATCCACCTGCAGGGGCCCAACACCTCGGCCGATCTGGCCGCGGCGAAAGACACGCTGCTGGCCGACTTCCCGATCGTCATACCCTGA
- a CDS encoding arylsulfatase: protein MATEFKGRIELDIRDSEPDWGPFAAPTAPENAPNVLYLVWDDIGIATWDCFGGLVDMPNMSRIADRGVRLSQFHTTALCSPTRASLLTGRNATTVGMATIEEFTDGFPNSSGRIPFETALLPEVLAERGWNTYCVGKWHLTPLEEANLAATKRHWPLNRGFERFYGFLGGETDQWYPDLVHDNHPVEPPATPEEGYHLSKDLADRTIEFIRDAKVIAPDKPWFSYVCPGAGHAPHHVAAEWADKYAGRFDMGYERYREIVLENQKRLGIVPPDTELSPINPYADLTGPNGEPWPLQDTVRPWDSLDEQEKGLFCRMAEVFAGFLSYTDAQIGRVLDYLEESGQLDNTLIVVISDNGASGEGGPNGSVNEVKFFNGYVDTIEESLHLKDQLGSPQTYNHYPTGWAMAFNTPYKLFKRYASHEGGIADPAIISWPSGIAAHGEVRDNYINVADVTPTVFELLDITPPATVRGVPQKPLDGTSFAAALRNPDLPTGKETQFYAMLGTRGIWHRGWFANTLHAATPSGWGHFDEDRWELFHIESDRSQCHDLAEQYPERVEELKALWFSEAHKYNGLPLADLNMFEVYSRERPYLTGARTSFTYYPHSAPVGLGAAVELRGQSFSVLVETTVTDENASGVLYKHGGGHGGHVLYVADGALHYIYNFMGEDEQAVAAENAVTVGAHIFGVRWERTGTVEGSHTPLGTVTLHVDDAVVATLEGVRTHPASFGLAGAGVSVGRNAGQSVSPRYQAPFAFTGGSIAKAVVDISGTPYVDVERELAAAFAKD, encoded by the coding sequence ATGGCCACCGAATTCAAGGGGCGGATCGAGCTCGACATCCGCGACTCCGAGCCGGACTGGGGGCCGTTCGCGGCGCCGACCGCACCCGAGAACGCGCCGAACGTGCTGTATCTGGTGTGGGACGACATCGGAATCGCGACTTGGGACTGCTTCGGCGGCCTGGTCGACATGCCCAACATGAGCCGCATCGCTGATCGCGGCGTCCGGTTGTCGCAGTTCCACACCACGGCGCTGTGCTCGCCGACTCGGGCGTCGTTGCTGACGGGACGCAACGCGACCACGGTCGGGATGGCGACCATCGAGGAGTTCACCGACGGCTTCCCGAACAGCAGCGGTCGGATCCCGTTCGAGACGGCCCTGCTGCCGGAGGTGCTCGCCGAGCGCGGCTGGAACACCTACTGCGTCGGCAAGTGGCACCTGACTCCGCTCGAGGAGGCGAATCTTGCCGCCACGAAACGACATTGGCCACTGAACCGCGGGTTCGAACGGTTCTACGGATTCCTGGGCGGGGAGACCGACCAGTGGTATCCGGACCTCGTCCACGACAACCATCCGGTGGAACCGCCGGCGACGCCCGAAGAGGGTTACCACCTCTCGAAGGACCTCGCGGACCGCACGATCGAGTTCATCCGCGACGCCAAGGTCATCGCCCCCGACAAGCCGTGGTTCAGCTATGTGTGTCCGGGTGCCGGGCACGCTCCGCATCACGTGGCCGCCGAATGGGCCGACAAATACGCGGGCCGCTTCGACATGGGCTACGAGCGATACCGCGAGATCGTCCTGGAGAACCAGAAGAGGCTGGGCATCGTCCCGCCCGACACCGAACTGTCGCCGATCAACCCCTACGCCGACCTGACGGGACCCAACGGCGAGCCATGGCCGCTGCAGGACACCGTGCGTCCGTGGGACTCGCTCGACGAGCAGGAGAAGGGCCTGTTCTGCCGGATGGCCGAGGTGTTCGCCGGGTTCCTCAGCTACACCGACGCCCAGATCGGGCGCGTCCTCGACTACCTCGAGGAGTCCGGTCAGTTGGACAACACCCTGATCGTGGTGATCTCTGACAACGGGGCATCCGGCGAGGGTGGACCCAACGGGTCGGTCAACGAGGTCAAGTTCTTCAACGGCTACGTCGACACGATCGAGGAGAGCCTGCACCTCAAGGACCAACTCGGCAGCCCGCAGACCTACAACCACTATCCGACCGGTTGGGCGATGGCGTTCAACACGCCCTACAAACTGTTCAAGCGCTACGCGTCCCACGAGGGCGGCATCGCCGACCCCGCGATCATCTCGTGGCCGTCCGGAATCGCGGCGCACGGTGAGGTGCGTGACAACTACATCAACGTCGCCGACGTCACGCCCACCGTCTTCGAACTGCTGGACATCACGCCGCCCGCAACCGTTCGCGGGGTGCCGCAGAAACCCCTCGATGGCACGAGTTTTGCTGCGGCACTGAGGAATCCGGACCTGCCGACGGGCAAGGAGACGCAGTTCTACGCGATGCTCGGCACTCGGGGCATCTGGCACCGGGGCTGGTTCGCCAACACGCTGCACGCCGCGACACCGTCGGGCTGGGGTCATTTCGACGAGGACCGCTGGGAGCTGTTCCACATCGAATCCGACCGCAGCCAGTGCCACGATCTGGCCGAGCAGTACCCCGAGCGAGTCGAGGAGCTCAAGGCGCTGTGGTTCAGCGAGGCCCACAAGTACAACGGACTGCCGTTGGCTGACCTCAACATGTTCGAGGTGTACTCCCGGGAGCGGCCGTACCTGACCGGGGCGCGCACGAGTTTCACCTATTACCCCCACTCGGCCCCCGTCGGCCTCGGCGCGGCCGTCGAACTTCGGGGCCAGTCCTTCTCGGTGCTGGTGGAGACCACGGTGACCGATGAGAACGCCAGCGGTGTGCTCTACAAGCACGGCGGCGGGCACGGTGGGCACGTCCTCTATGTCGCCGACGGCGCGCTGCACTACATCTACAACTTCATGGGTGAGGACGAGCAGGCCGTCGCCGCCGAGAACGCGGTGACCGTCGGCGCGCACATCTTCGGTGTGCGGTGGGAGCGGACCGGCACGGTCGAGGGCAGCCACACGCCACTGGGCACCGTGACGCTGCACGTCGACGACGCGGTGGTGGCCACCCTCGAGGGCGTGCGCACGCATCCCGCGAGCTTCGGTCTTGCGGGCGCGGGTGTCTCGGTCGGCCGCAACGCCGGGCAGTCGGTGTCGCCCCGCTATCAGGCGCCCTTCGCCTTCACCGGCGGCAGCATCGCCAAGGCCGTCGTGGACATCTCGGGCACGCCGTATGTCGACGTCGAACGAGAACTCGCCGCGGCGTTCGCGAAGGACTGA